Proteins from one bacterium genomic window:
- a CDS encoding GspH/FimT family pseudopilin, translating to MNDWRVRIGHRTGFTLLETLIVISLLGIALAITLPSYARYASTQRARAMAHLLASDLGVAQQEAITRRVDVKVTFSSQDAACPGKTASYWLGNAATVIKRVCFPPDVVWGTGPRGPVVFTPSGRTEAGAALAVQSTRTGEPFALSVEAETGVVVDATR from the coding sequence ATGAACGACTGGCGGGTGCGGATCGGTCACCGAACGGGCTTTACCCTGCTGGAGACGCTGATCGTGATCTCCCTGCTCGGGATTGCCCTTGCGATCACCCTCCCATCGTACGCCCGATACGCCAGCACTCAACGTGCGCGGGCGATGGCCCACCTCCTGGCCTCGGATCTCGGGGTCGCTCAACAAGAAGCCATCACTAGGCGAGTTGACGTGAAGGTGACCTTCTCTTCGCAGGATGCGGCCTGTCCGGGCAAGACGGCATCCTATTGGCTCGGGAACGCCGCCACCGTGATCAAGCGGGTCTGCTTTCCGCCGGACGTCGTCTGGGGCACGGGGCCGCGCGGCCCTGTGGTATTCACGCCCAGCGGACGGACCGAGGCCGGCGCGGCGCTGGCGGTGCAGAGCACACGGACGGGAGAACCATTCGCCCTGTCGGTCGAGGCGGAGACGGGGGTGGTCGTCGATGCGACGCGCTGA
- the fabG gene encoding 3-oxoacyl-ACP reductase FabG: MGPLLTGRVAFVTGAGSGIGRAIAIRFAEEGADVAAVDVNETTAAETVAGVQRLGRRGLALRADVSRSDDVEAAVTRAGAGLGPITILINNAGLTRDKTIRNLTEADWDLVLDVHLKGTFLCTKAVAARMREAGQGGAIVNLSSISGKIGNFGQANYASAKAGIVALTKVTAREFARYGVRANAIQPGMIDTPMTRALGEAHLARSVDATPLGRLGRPEEVATVALFLASDLASFVTGAIVEVTGGRYL; encoded by the coding sequence ATGGGGCCTTTGCTGACCGGGCGCGTGGCGTTCGTGACGGGAGCCGGGTCGGGGATCGGGCGGGCGATCGCGATCCGGTTTGCAGAAGAAGGCGCGGATGTGGCAGCAGTCGACGTCAACGAGACGACCGCCGCCGAGACCGTAGCTGGGGTCCAGAGACTCGGTCGGCGGGGGCTCGCGCTGCGGGCGGATGTCAGCCGGTCGGACGACGTCGAGGCGGCCGTCACACGCGCGGGGGCCGGCCTGGGCCCGATCACCATTCTGATCAACAACGCCGGTTTGACGCGAGACAAGACCATTCGGAACCTCACCGAGGCCGATTGGGACCTGGTCCTGGACGTGCACCTCAAGGGGACGTTCCTCTGTACCAAAGCGGTCGCCGCCCGCATGCGCGAAGCCGGGCAGGGGGGGGCGATCGTCAATCTTTCGTCGATCTCTGGGAAGATCGGCAACTTCGGCCAGGCGAACTACGCATCGGCCAAGGCGGGGATTGTCGCGCTGACCAAGGTCACGGCCCGGGAATTTGCCCGCTACGGCGTGCGCGCCAACGCGATCCAGCCCGGGATGATCGACACCCCGATGACCCGGGCCCTCGGGGAAGCGCACCTGGCGCGGAGCGTGGACGCGACCCCGCTCGGCCGGCTCGGCAGGCCGGAGGAGGTGGCCACCGTGGCACTTTTTCTCGCCAGCGATCTCGCAAGTTTCGTGACCGGGGCGATCGTCGAGGTCACGGGGGGGAGGTACCTCTAG
- a CDS encoding succinylglutamate desuccinylase/aspartoacylase family protein: MKPHHVSLSEFEPSRRPGLTRVVASVEAGQPVELPLLTLVGDRSGPVFVAVAGVHGDEYEGPRALWQVAADLPPSALAGTVVMLPICNPWAFAAGLRATPAQIDGVNLARTFPGDPQGSPTQRLAAALLAFVMRLHPALFIDLHSGGVRYRFLPTVGYRRDLGDAPRARAASRAFGLPGLWAGRDHPGTFNCETARLGVTTVGVEMTGAGGCLDDDVAADREGVLNLLRWLGMVQDKPAPEVRGPFWRTTDVPAPAGGYAVLERSVGDRVSADTRIGHVRSLLGEVIGEARAPHDGTVWVTRHLRVIDPGEAICIVARPAEGEA, from the coding sequence ATGAAGCCGCATCACGTGTCGCTCTCGGAATTCGAACCGAGTCGCCGGCCGGGCCTGACACGCGTCGTGGCCTCGGTTGAGGCGGGCCAGCCCGTGGAATTGCCACTGCTCACGCTCGTTGGGGACCGGTCCGGGCCGGTGTTCGTCGCGGTCGCCGGAGTGCACGGCGACGAGTACGAGGGCCCTCGCGCGCTCTGGCAGGTCGCCGCCGACCTTCCACCCTCCGCCCTCGCCGGCACCGTTGTGATGCTCCCGATCTGCAACCCGTGGGCGTTTGCGGCGGGGCTCCGCGCGACCCCGGCGCAGATCGACGGCGTCAACCTCGCCCGGACGTTCCCGGGGGATCCGCAGGGCTCGCCCACGCAGCGGCTGGCCGCCGCCCTGCTGGCATTCGTCATGCGACTCCACCCCGCGCTGTTCATCGATCTCCACAGCGGCGGCGTGCGGTACCGGTTTCTCCCCACCGTAGGATACCGGCGTGACCTGGGCGATGCGCCGCGGGCGCGGGCGGCCTCACGGGCGTTCGGTCTCCCGGGCCTCTGGGCGGGACGCGATCACCCCGGCACGTTCAATTGCGAAACCGCCCGCCTTGGAGTCACGACCGTGGGAGTCGAGATGACCGGGGCCGGTGGGTGCCTGGACGACGATGTGGCGGCCGACCGCGAGGGCGTCCTGAATCTCCTTCGCTGGTTGGGGATGGTGCAGGACAAGCCGGCTCCCGAAGTACGCGGGCCGTTCTGGCGGACGACCGACGTGCCGGCGCCTGCCGGGGGGTACGCCGTGCTCGAGCGCTCCGTGGGAGACCGCGTATCGGCAGACACGCGCATCGGTCACGTTCGGTCCCTTCTCGGCGAAGTGATCGGAGAGGCACGTGCTCCACACGACGGCACCGTGTGGGTCACCCGTCACCTGCGGGTGATCGATCCCGGGGAGGCGATCTGCATCGTGGCGAGACCGGCCGAGGGCGAGGCGTGA
- a CDS encoding cold-shock protein: MAVGTVKWFSAEKGYGFITPEEGSKDLFVHYSAIQGDGYKSLNEGEKVEYEETAGRKGPQASNVRVVR, encoded by the coding sequence ATGGCGGTAGGGACGGTGAAGTGGTTCAGCGCGGAGAAGGGCTATGGGTTCATCACTCCGGAGGAAGGCAGCAAGGACCTGTTCGTTCATTACAGCGCGATCCAAGGCGATGGCTACAAGTCGCTGAATGAGGGTGAGAAAGTCGAATACGAAGAGACCGCGGGGCGCAAGGGCCCGCAGGCGTCCAACGTCCGCGTGGTTCGGTAG
- a CDS encoding gamma-glutamyltransferase family protein, with translation MPHETYATKFGLRPVAYGRRGMVATANPLATLAGVRMLAQGGNAVDAIVAAAAAIGVAEPYMSGLAGCGTLMLTPPGDIPRALVFLGRAPEAATPDRFAGGHPDAGYMTPAVPGNLAGWARILRDHGKLSLAHVLEPAIELAERGVPLTPFDHQMFSESGGRLTPEGVANYFHNGRVPEVGSLLVQPDLARTFRRIAAEGIGHLYGGDLGRAIDHLMRERGGLLTLADLRGYPETLEWTSPIKTTYRGVTVYAPPPPTSAIQVLETLNVLDTFDVGKTGHLSPDHLAMVAEASRAARLDTDRFVGDPRFASVPVDRLLSPVHTRELLTEVEWRLRAPSAVAGAAGEGASGADGGVASTTHLAAVDASGLAVNITHSLGHGFGSGVVVPGTGVCLNNAMHWFSMTPGHPNVVAPGKTHEWPIAPLHLHRNGRFMGTIGTPGSYGILVTTVQVLVHLLDFGLNLQDAIGAPRFRWIDDVGDPLPARTMRMESRVPESTRGALVTRGYDIEWLGPWSMRVGGVQGTLMNHDTGWLAGAADPRRNGYAIGW, from the coding sequence ATGCCGCACGAGACCTACGCGACGAAGTTCGGTCTTCGTCCGGTCGCCTACGGCCGCCGGGGAATGGTGGCCACCGCCAACCCCCTCGCCACTCTGGCAGGAGTCCGCATGCTCGCCCAGGGGGGGAACGCCGTTGACGCGATCGTGGCGGCCGCGGCGGCGATCGGGGTCGCCGAGCCGTACATGTCCGGGCTCGCCGGGTGCGGGACTCTCATGCTCACGCCGCCCGGAGATATTCCGCGGGCGTTGGTCTTCCTCGGCCGCGCACCCGAGGCGGCGACCCCCGACCGGTTCGCGGGCGGCCACCCCGACGCCGGGTACATGACGCCCGCGGTGCCCGGCAACCTTGCGGGGTGGGCGCGGATCCTCAGAGACCACGGGAAACTATCGTTGGCCCATGTCCTCGAGCCGGCGATCGAACTCGCTGAGCGCGGTGTTCCGCTGACGCCGTTCGACCACCAGATGTTCTCCGAGAGCGGCGGCCGGCTCACCCCGGAGGGCGTCGCGAACTACTTCCACAACGGTCGCGTCCCGGAGGTCGGCTCGCTCTTGGTCCAGCCCGATCTGGCCAGGACGTTCCGAAGAATCGCGGCGGAGGGGATCGGGCACCTCTACGGCGGGGATCTGGGACGCGCGATCGATCACCTGATGCGGGAGCGAGGTGGGTTGCTCACGCTGGCGGATCTGCGCGGTTATCCTGAGACGCTAGAGTGGACCTCCCCGATCAAGACGACGTATCGGGGAGTGACCGTGTACGCTCCGCCGCCGCCGACCAGCGCGATTCAGGTACTTGAAACGCTCAACGTGCTGGACACGTTCGACGTCGGGAAGACGGGGCATCTCAGCCCCGATCACCTTGCCATGGTGGCGGAGGCATCGCGCGCGGCGCGGCTGGACACCGACCGCTTTGTGGGGGATCCGAGGTTCGCCTCGGTTCCCGTGGATCGGCTGCTTTCCCCCGTGCACACGCGAGAGCTCCTCACCGAGGTGGAGTGGCGGTTGCGGGCTCCGTCGGCGGTCGCCGGCGCTGCCGGCGAAGGAGCGTCCGGGGCGGATGGTGGGGTGGCATCGACGACGCACCTCGCCGCCGTAGACGCGAGTGGGTTGGCCGTCAATATCACACACAGCCTCGGGCATGGGTTCGGGAGCGGCGTCGTCGTCCCCGGGACCGGCGTGTGCCTCAACAACGCCATGCATTGGTTCTCGATGACGCCCGGGCACCCGAATGTGGTCGCGCCGGGCAAGACCCACGAATGGCCAATCGCGCCGCTGCACCTCCATCGGAACGGACGGTTCATGGGGACGATCGGGACGCCCGGATCGTACGGGATCCTGGTCACCACCGTGCAGGTCCTTGTTCACCTGCTCGACTTCGGGTTGAACCTGCAGGATGCGATCGGGGCGCCGAGGTTCCGGTGGATCGACGATGTCGGGGACCCGCTGCCCGCGCGGACGATGCGGATGGAGTCCCGCGTGCCGGAATCGACCCGAGGGGCGCTCGTCACGCGCGGGTACGATATCGAGTGGCTCGGACCGTGGTCGATGCGCGTGGGTGGGGTGCAGGGGACCCTCATGAATCACGATACCGGATGGCTCGCCGGTGCCGCCGATCCCCGGCGGAACGGGTACGCGATCGGCTGGTAA
- a CDS encoding UxaA family hydrolase: protein MQNSVTGSSPSARPSVLLLDAGDTAAVALAPLPPGTAIEVIRGGDTIRVVAETLIPFGHKIAVAPMAAGDPVVKYGEVIGVATTAIRPGQHVHVHNVRSDRAGAHRG, encoded by the coding sequence TTGCAGAACTCCGTGACCGGCTCGTCGCCCTCCGCCCGCCCGTCCGTGCTGCTGCTCGACGCCGGAGACACGGCGGCCGTTGCGCTTGCCCCGCTCCCGCCGGGGACCGCGATCGAGGTCATCCGCGGCGGAGATACTATACGGGTGGTGGCGGAGACGCTCATCCCGTTCGGGCATAAGATCGCCGTCGCGCCGATGGCGGCGGGAGATCCGGTGGTGAAGTACGGAGAGGTGATCGGGGTCGCGACCACCGCGATCCGGCCGGGGCAGCATGTGCACGTCCACAATGTGCGGAGCGACCGAGCGGGGGCCCATCGTGGCTGA
- a CDS encoding UxaA family hydrolase, with product MAEASAGSLRGWQHPTGIGVRRHLLVIPSVICAAQAALTIVDGEPGAVAIEHQHGCSQLGGDAHLTEHVLTGLGTHPNVAGTLVVSLGCETVQGVALHRSIVGRGQRAEFVGIQQAGGTGAAIQAGREVLHRLRSAAASDAHVALDWAALRVGVEAAWLDVPPSQARVFLEVIGELRRAGATVIQAASTAGADAGLWWEQATQLVPGPRLSPNGLSYATRPAGAGVYLMESPATRIAQKTGLAAAGAHVILSPLAGGLPAGCPVAPVLHVGIAPYARPFAEDVDVMLDEAPPELAAAAVLDAVVGACRTVTLLETIGDFEMAIHRIAPTM from the coding sequence GTGGCTGAGGCCTCGGCGGGATCGCTCCGTGGATGGCAACACCCCACCGGCATAGGCGTCCGGCGGCACCTCCTCGTGATCCCGTCGGTGATTTGCGCGGCCCAGGCGGCGTTGACGATCGTGGACGGCGAACCCGGCGCGGTGGCGATCGAGCATCAGCATGGATGCTCGCAACTCGGCGGGGACGCCCATCTGACCGAGCACGTCCTGACCGGACTCGGGACGCACCCCAATGTCGCCGGGACCCTGGTCGTGAGCCTCGGCTGTGAGACGGTGCAGGGGGTCGCGCTCCATCGGTCGATCGTCGGACGGGGCCAGCGCGCTGAGTTCGTGGGCATCCAGCAGGCGGGCGGTACGGGGGCGGCGATACAGGCGGGCCGCGAGGTGTTGCATCGCCTTCGGAGCGCGGCGGCGTCCGATGCGCACGTCGCGCTCGATTGGGCAGCTCTCCGCGTCGGCGTTGAAGCGGCGTGGCTCGACGTTCCGCCAAGCCAAGCCCGGGTCTTCCTCGAGGTGATCGGCGAGTTGCGGCGCGCCGGCGCTACAGTGATTCAGGCGGCCTCGACCGCGGGGGCCGATGCGGGCCTCTGGTGGGAGCAGGCCACTCAGCTGGTCCCAGGACCCCGGTTGAGTCCGAATGGCCTCTCGTACGCGACACGACCGGCCGGAGCGGGCGTGTACCTGATGGAGTCCCCCGCAACACGCATCGCGCAGAAGACTGGGCTGGCTGCCGCGGGTGCTCACGTGATCCTGTCGCCGCTGGCCGGCGGGCTGCCCGCGGGGTGCCCGGTGGCGCCCGTCCTGCATGTGGGGATCGCGCCGTATGCGCGGCCGTTCGCCGAAGATGTCGACGTCATGCTGGACGAGGCCCCGCCGGAGCTCGCCGCGGCCGCGGTGCTGGATGCGGTCGTCGGGGCGTGCCGGACGGTGACGTTGCTCGAGACGATCGGAGACTTTGAGATGGCGATCCACCGGATCGCGCCCACGATGTGA
- a CDS encoding UxaA family hydrolase translates to MDEILLYRRAGARGWGARNHVLVLPLIASASGVARALARGTGATWVEHDYEPTADDLPQNRDRITQTLVGFATNPNVGAVLLVADTPERSALLDPIRATGQQSDLVVVTEAGGLRGAIEQGRTRLGALLTKAAAASRERAPVAALMLGTECGGSDALSGITANPALGVASDHLVDAGGTAVLAETTELIGAEHLLARRAATPAVAEDIYRIIHRYEAVVLAHGEDIRGANPAPGNIEGGLTTIEEKSLGAAKKGGTRTIQQVVEYACRPATSGLVIMDTPGNDIEQMVGMVAAGCQVAAFTTGRGTPTGSAIVPVIKIATNSHTATRMQDNIDLNAGLILEGAETLETMGRRIFEAILAVAQGEPTKAERLGHREFSISRYPFAVLDAVTAAR, encoded by the coding sequence ATGGACGAGATCCTGCTGTACCGGCGGGCGGGCGCGAGAGGGTGGGGCGCGCGTAACCACGTGCTGGTCCTGCCGTTGATTGCCTCCGCGTCCGGCGTCGCGCGGGCCCTCGCGCGCGGGACCGGTGCGACGTGGGTGGAACACGACTACGAACCAACGGCCGACGATCTGCCCCAGAATCGCGACCGGATCACCCAGACACTAGTCGGTTTTGCCACCAACCCTAACGTGGGGGCCGTGCTCCTCGTGGCCGACACGCCGGAGCGGAGCGCGCTGCTCGATCCCATTCGAGCGACCGGCCAGCAGTCCGATCTGGTCGTTGTGACCGAAGCGGGAGGGCTGCGGGGCGCCATCGAGCAGGGCCGCACACGTCTGGGCGCACTCCTGACGAAAGCCGCCGCAGCAAGTCGAGAACGCGCACCCGTGGCCGCGCTGATGCTGGGGACGGAGTGCGGAGGATCCGACGCGCTCTCCGGCATCACCGCGAACCCGGCCCTTGGCGTCGCCAGCGACCACCTGGTTGACGCGGGCGGCACCGCCGTGCTCGCGGAGACGACCGAGCTCATCGGCGCCGAGCATCTGCTGGCCAGGCGTGCCGCCACCCCGGCCGTCGCCGAGGACATCTACCGGATCATCCACCGGTACGAAGCCGTCGTCCTCGCCCACGGCGAGGACATACGAGGCGCGAACCCGGCGCCCGGCAACATCGAGGGCGGGCTGACGACGATCGAGGAGAAATCGCTCGGCGCCGCCAAGAAGGGCGGGACCCGGACGATTCAGCAGGTCGTGGAGTACGCCTGTCGTCCGGCGACGAGCGGTCTCGTGATCATGGACACTCCGGGGAACGACATCGAGCAGATGGTCGGGATGGTCGCCGCGGGGTGTCAGGTCGCTGCGTTCACGACCGGCCGCGGCACTCCAACCGGATCGGCGATTGTTCCGGTCATCAAGATCGCCACGAACTCTCACACCGCGACCCGCATGCAGGACAACATCGACCTCAATGCCGGATTGATCCTCGAGGGGGCCGAGACCCTCGAGACCATGGGGCGACGCATTTTCGAGGCGATCCTTGCGGTCGCTCAGGGGGAACCGACCAAGGCGGAGCGTCTCGGCCATCGCGAGTTTTCGATCAGCCGGTATCCGTTCGCCGTGCTCGACGCCGTAACCGCCGCCCGATAA
- a CDS encoding CocE/NonD family hydrolase has translation MARSGNVSVTQDTPVRMRDGVTLYADVYIPEGNGPFPVLLMRTPYNKTAFQDSVYAHPGWYARRGYIVVIEDVRGRWSSEGEWYPFAHESEDGYDTVEWAARLPRSNGKVGMYGLSYVGATQLLASVTAPPHLACIAPGMTASEYYDGWTYRGGAYHLAFTESWTVMLAADTARRRELRRLEAELYAAFNATGLVFGTLPLKQYELLRRERIAPYFFDWLDHPTRDEYWERWSIERRHANVRVPALHIAGWYDIFLDGSIRNYLGLRERAADDRARNGQRILISPWMHVPWAPLVSGWDFGDEARSRINEWQLRWFDYWLRGVENGVPDDPPVRIFVMGENRWRDEREWPLRRAQTTEFFLHSQGSANSLNGDGVLSRERPGEEDTDVFIYDPRSPTMSFGGRSCCRYTISPMGPADQRPAEIHNGVLVYSTPPLLRDLEVTGPLSAVLYAATTARDTDWTVKFVDVYPDGRAINVADGILRARYRDSLSVPMLLTPGEVYEYRVDLGSTSNLFKAGHRIRVEVSSSNFPCFDRNLNTGNAPGDEWIADCAVATQTVFHDANRPSRIVLPVVPRP, from the coding sequence ATGGCACGGAGTGGCAACGTGTCGGTGACGCAGGACACTCCGGTTCGGATGCGCGACGGCGTGACGTTGTACGCGGATGTGTACATACCCGAAGGGAATGGGCCGTTTCCGGTCCTCCTGATGCGCACCCCGTACAACAAGACCGCGTTCCAAGATTCCGTGTATGCCCATCCGGGTTGGTACGCCCGCCGCGGCTACATCGTGGTCATCGAGGACGTCCGGGGCCGCTGGAGCAGCGAAGGCGAGTGGTACCCCTTCGCGCACGAGTCGGAGGACGGCTACGATACGGTCGAGTGGGCCGCGCGATTGCCCAGGTCCAACGGCAAGGTCGGCATGTACGGGCTCTCATACGTCGGCGCGACCCAGCTGCTGGCGTCGGTAACGGCGCCGCCCCACCTGGCCTGCATCGCCCCGGGCATGACGGCGTCTGAGTACTACGACGGGTGGACATACCGCGGCGGCGCCTATCACCTGGCCTTCACGGAATCTTGGACCGTGATGCTGGCGGCGGACACCGCCCGCCGGCGCGAACTTCGCCGGTTGGAAGCGGAGCTCTACGCCGCCTTCAACGCGACCGGGCTGGTGTTTGGGACCTTACCTCTGAAGCAGTATGAGCTCCTCCGCCGCGAGCGCATCGCCCCCTACTTCTTCGACTGGCTCGACCACCCCACGCGGGACGAGTACTGGGAACGGTGGAGCATCGAGCGCCGCCACGCCAACGTCCGGGTTCCCGCGCTCCACATTGCGGGATGGTACGACATCTTTTTGGATGGAAGCATCCGGAACTACCTCGGGCTGCGCGAGCGCGCCGCGGACGACCGGGCCCGCAACGGGCAGCGGATCCTGATCAGCCCATGGATGCACGTCCCGTGGGCGCCGCTCGTGTCCGGGTGGGACTTCGGCGACGAGGCGCGAAGCCGGATCAACGAGTGGCAGCTGCGCTGGTTCGATTACTGGCTCCGGGGCGTGGAGAACGGGGTTCCCGACGATCCCCCGGTCCGGATCTTCGTCATGGGCGAGAACCGCTGGCGCGACGAACGCGAGTGGCCGCTGCGGCGCGCCCAGACGACCGAGTTCTTCCTCCACAGCCAGGGTTCGGCGAACTCGCTCAACGGGGACGGCGTTCTCAGCCGGGAACGGCCCGGCGAAGAGGACACGGACGTCTTCATCTATGACCCCCGCTCGCCCACGATGAGCTTTGGGGGACGGTCCTGCTGCCGGTACACGATCTCGCCGATGGGGCCGGCCGACCAGCGGCCGGCCGAGATCCACAACGGCGTGCTCGTGTACTCGACCCCGCCGCTCCTACGCGACCTCGAGGTGACCGGGCCGCTCTCGGCGGTGCTGTACGCGGCGACGACCGCGCGGGATACGGACTGGACCGTCAAGTTCGTCGACGTGTATCCTGACGGCCGCGCGATCAATGTGGCCGACGGCATCCTGCGGGCCCGCTATCGGGATTCCCTCTCGGTCCCGATGCTGCTGACTCCCGGCGAGGTGTATGAGTATCGCGTGGATCTGGGATCGACGAGCAACCTGTTCAAAGCGGGCCATCGGATCCGGGTCGAGGTGTCGAGCTCGAACTTCCCCTGTTTCGACCGGAACCTGAACACGGGAAACGCGCCGGGGGATGAATGGATCGCCGACTGCGCAGTGGCAACCCAGACGGTGTTCCACGATGCCAACCGGCCGTCTCGGATCGTGCTACCGGTGGTCCCCCGGCCCTAG
- a CDS encoding cold-shock protein → MAIGTVKWFNSEKGYGFITPEDGSKDLFVHFSGIEGEGYKSLNEGQKVEYEASQGQKGPQASRVRVVA, encoded by the coding sequence ATGGCAATCGGAACTGTAAAGTGGTTTAACTCTGAGAAGGGGTATGGCTTCATCACCCCGGAAGACGGCAGCAAGGATCTGTTTGTGCACTTCAGCGGGATCGAGGGCGAAGGCTACAAGTCCTTGAACGAAGGGCAGAAGGTCGAGTACGAGGCGTCTCAGGGACAGAAAGGTCCCCAGGCAAGCAGAGTTCGCGTCGTCGCCTAA
- a CDS encoding MarR family transcriptional regulator → MLRRGLKQRASRLPNFDFDYIDGALTILRTALEIKNYYMSALLNQVDLTPARLGLLMALFLCEDQAVLASELAELMVVTPGNITGLVDGLAKDRLVRRVTYPGDRRAVLIELTEKGRRFVRGFAPIHFRLIRSLMSGLSRAQARSLARLLDEVRKQVWSVPPPIVKSP, encoded by the coding sequence GTGCTCCGCCGAGGCCTGAAGCAAAGAGCTTCTAGACTGCCCAACTTCGACTTTGACTACATCGATGGTGCGCTGACGATCCTTCGCACCGCTCTCGAGATCAAGAATTATTATATGAGTGCTCTATTGAACCAGGTCGATCTTACACCCGCCCGGCTGGGTCTCCTGATGGCGCTCTTTCTCTGCGAGGACCAGGCCGTGCTGGCGTCTGAGTTGGCGGAGCTCATGGTTGTCACCCCAGGGAACATCACCGGGCTCGTCGACGGACTCGCCAAGGACCGGCTCGTGCGTCGCGTTACCTATCCGGGTGACCGCCGCGCAGTCTTGATCGAGCTCACCGAAAAGGGGCGCCGTTTTGTCCGCGGGTTTGCCCCGATCCACTTTCGGCTCATTCGCTCGCTCATGTCTGGCCTCAGCAGAGCTCAGGCGCGGTCGCTGGCAAGGCTGCTGGATGAGGTGCGTAAGCAGGTCTGGAGTGTGCCGCCACCTATAGTGAAGAGCCCGTGA
- a CDS encoding FAD-dependent monooxygenase, which yields MSSAQSFNEPTRNTTREAEVAVAGGGPTGLWLACELALAGVRVTVLERLAEPTGLSKALGLQARSMEMLEDRGILDRFTAGNPTPPFLNFGMFPLDLRKLDFPHPYGVVIPQARVEALLEKRARELGAEIRRGHEVVGLHQDEQGVTVEVRAAAESYGLQVRYLVGCDGGHSTVRTRLGVAFPGLEPTIIGRMGDVKLSEGALELLKRGVPELGGRAFGIARTKTGNFAIVPMGSGVYRVAAVEWDQPSIDHNAPMVLDELQAAIHRVIDLDLPMHDPVWLSRPTDSSRLVEQYRDGHVFLAGDAAHVHWAYGGKGLQTGIQDAGNLGWKLAAQVHGWAPSDLLDTYHAERYPVGQRLMMITRAQEALARPGEHVTALRELVGQLLTQEQTFRSIVEAISDVDIRYDMDADRGDRHPLLGRWAPNLTLRTERGTTRVAELMHAGKGVFLDIAARPALHDVAAHWADRVDATMARCYERPANLDALLVRPDGYVAWVATSDDGDGESQRALRAALERWFGAAANQRKTLGSGP from the coding sequence GTGTCGTCTGCACAGTCGTTCAACGAACCGACTCGAAACACAACGCGGGAGGCCGAGGTCGCGGTCGCCGGCGGCGGCCCAACGGGACTCTGGCTGGCGTGCGAGCTGGCTCTGGCCGGCGTGCGGGTCACCGTCCTGGAACGCCTCGCCGAGCCCACCGGACTCTCCAAAGCGCTGGGACTTCAGGCGCGATCTATGGAGATGCTCGAGGATCGCGGTATTCTCGATCGCTTCACGGCAGGCAACCCGACGCCGCCATTCCTGAACTTTGGCATGTTTCCTTTGGATCTGCGGAAACTCGACTTCCCGCATCCCTACGGCGTCGTCATTCCACAGGCACGCGTCGAGGCGCTGCTCGAGAAGCGCGCGAGGGAATTGGGGGCGGAGATCCGGCGGGGACACGAGGTGGTCGGGCTGCACCAGGATGAGCAGGGCGTCACGGTCGAGGTCCGCGCGGCGGCCGAGAGTTACGGACTGCAGGTCCGATATCTGGTCGGCTGTGACGGAGGCCATAGCACGGTGCGGACGCGATTGGGGGTTGCGTTTCCGGGGCTCGAGCCGACGATCATCGGACGGATGGGGGATGTGAAACTGTCCGAAGGCGCACTCGAGCTGCTGAAACGAGGGGTCCCCGAGCTCGGCGGGCGTGCGTTCGGCATCGCACGCACGAAGACGGGTAACTTCGCCATTGTTCCCATGGGCTCCGGGGTGTATCGCGTCGCGGCAGTCGAATGGGATCAACCGTCGATCGACCATAACGCGCCGATGGTGCTCGACGAACTGCAGGCAGCGATCCACAGGGTGATCGACCTGGACCTCCCGATGCACGATCCGGTATGGCTTTCTCGGCCGACGGACAGTAGCCGTCTCGTGGAGCAGTACCGTGACGGCCACGTGTTCCTGGCGGGAGATGCCGCTCACGTGCATTGGGCGTATGGCGGGAAGGGATTGCAGACCGGGATCCAGGACGCCGGCAATTTGGGTTGGAAGCTGGCCGCACAGGTTCATGGCTGGGCCCCCTCGGATCTGCTCGACACCTATCACGCCGAGCGGTACCCCGTGGGGCAACGGTTGATGATGATCACCCGGGCCCAGGAGGCGCTGGCGCGCCCGGGCGAGCACGTCACAGCGCTGCGCGAGCTGGTTGGCCAGCTCTTGACACAGGAACAGACGTTCCGATCCATCGTGGAGGCGATCTCCGACGTGGATATCCGTTACGACATGGACGCCGACCGCGGGGACCGGCATCCGCTGCTCGGCCGATGGGCGCCGAATCTCACGCTGCGCACTGAACGTGGCACAACCCGGGTCGCGGAACTCATGCATGCGGGCAAGGGCGTGTTTCTCGATATTGCCGCGCGACCGGCGCTGCATGATGTCGCCGCGCACTGGGCCGATCGAGTTGATGCGACGATGGCCCGGTGTTATGAGCGTCCAGCAAATCTCGACGCGTTGCTCGTCCGGCCGGATGGTTACGTGGCCTGGGTAGCCACGTCCGATGACGGGGATGGGGAATCCCAGAGAGCGCTGCGTGCCGCTTTGGAGAGATGGTTCGGCGCCGCGGCAAATCAAAGAAAGACTCTTGGCAGCGGACCATGA